One Cystobacter ferrugineus genomic window, GCCGAGGCGTTGATGCGCAACGTGCCGGTCGGCGTCTTCTGGTGGGCGTCCACGGACTCCATCGCCTCCGCGAGCGTTGCCAGGGCCGGCTTCACCCGAGCGAGGAAGTCTTCGCCCGCGTCCGAGAGCGCGACGCTGCGCGTGGTCCGATGGAAGAGCCGGACGCCCAGGCGTTTCTCGAGCGCGGCGATGGCATGGCTCAAGGTGGAAGGAGACAGGCCGAGCTCGCTCGCCGCGGCGCGGAAGTTCTTGTGGGTGGCCACCGCCACCACCGCGTTCAGCTCGGTGAGACCGGTGCCGTGGAGCCCGTTCTTCATTGGTGAATCTCCTGCATCAATGCATCCAGGAATCATCGTATTGTGGCATGAATCGTCGGGTCCTACCTTCTGGCCCATGAACAAGACCGTTCTCATCACTGGTTGCTCCACGGGCTTCGGACTCGCTTCGGCGAAGCACTTCGCGGCTCGGGGCTGGAATGTCATCGCGACGATGCGCACGCCTTCACCGATACCGGAGCTCGCGGCGCTTCCCGGCGTGCTCGTGACCCGGCTCGATGTTCAAGACCGCGCGAGCATCGATTCCGCCTTGCGAGCAGGCGTCGAGCGATTTGGTGGCCTCGATGTCGTCGTCAACAACGCGGGCTTCGGGCTGCACGGCCTCTTCGAGACGACCCCCCGCGAGAAGATCCTCGAACAGTTCGAGGTGAACGTCTTTGGCGTGATGGATGTGATTCGCGCGGCACTGCCCTGCTTCGTCCAGCGTGGCGGTGGAACGATCGTGAACGTGAGCTCCGGCGCGGGCGTCTTCACCCTGCCGATGATCTCCCTGTACTGCGCGAGTAAATTCGCGCTCGAGGGCTTCTCGGAGGCGCTCTCGTACGAGCTCACGTCGCAGAACGTGCGCGTGAAGCTCGTCGAGCCCGGCGGGGTCGTGGATACGCGTTTCGTGGCGCGAAGCGCCGAGGAGTCCTCCCAGAGCGCCGTGCCACCGCGTTACGAGGCCTTCGTTCGTGCCACGAACGAGGTGTTCGCCCGGATGCGCGAGGACCGCTCCGGAGCGACGTCCGAGGGGGTCGCGGAGGTCATCTACGAGGCCGCCACGGACCCGAGCGACCGCTTGCGCTACGTGGCGACCGACGGAATCAAGCCGCTCGTGAAGATGCGGCGCGAGACGTCCGAGGAGGCCTACCTCGCGTTCATGCGCGAGCGGTTCCTCGTCAAGCCCCCGCCCGTCAGATAGCTATCAGGCGCACCTGGGACCTGGAGTGAGGCAGTGCCGCCCGGGTGGCCGAGGTCTTCG contains:
- a CDS encoding SDR family oxidoreductase, whose product is MNKTVLITGCSTGFGLASAKHFAARGWNVIATMRTPSPIPELAALPGVLVTRLDVQDRASIDSALRAGVERFGGLDVVVNNAGFGLHGLFETTPREKILEQFEVNVFGVMDVIRAALPCFVQRGGGTIVNVSSGAGVFTLPMISLYCASKFALEGFSEALSYELTSQNVRVKLVEPGGVVDTRFVARSAEESSQSAVPPRYEAFVRATNEVFARMREDRSGATSEGVAEVIYEAATDPSDRLRYVATDGIKPLVKMRRETSEEAYLAFMRERFLVKPPPVR